The Leptospira barantonii genome includes a region encoding these proteins:
- a CDS encoding SPL family radical SAM protein, producing the protein MPQDIRIKSILNKTKRRDPWFLDDYTINPYSGCSFRCLYCYIGGSKYGSNIEDKLSVKENAAEVLDKQLWNRAKKNQYGIIVLASATDPYLQIEKQTELTRELLKIILKYRFPVHILTKSDLVLRDLDLLSEIEKSAILPNDLQNRLSRKSFITFSFSILDDSVARIFEPGATAPSLRLNALKEILRQGFYSGVSLMPLLPHIGDKGENLEFMFQTFREIGIEYIFPASLTLFGGNDSSDSKFRVFEAIEKHYPHLIEKYRKFFSNGSEMPKYYRVALKNKTDELCSKYGLQKGILPYD; encoded by the coding sequence ATGCCTCAAGATATTCGGATTAAAAGTATTCTGAATAAAACCAAACGGAGAGATCCCTGGTTTTTGGACGATTATACGATCAATCCTTACAGCGGTTGTTCGTTTCGTTGTTTGTATTGTTATATAGGCGGAAGCAAATACGGTTCGAACATAGAGGATAAACTTTCCGTTAAGGAGAATGCCGCCGAGGTTTTGGACAAACAACTTTGGAACCGCGCTAAAAAGAATCAATACGGAATCATCGTTCTCGCTTCGGCCACGGATCCTTATCTTCAGATCGAAAAACAAACGGAACTTACGCGGGAACTACTTAAGATAATTCTAAAATACAGATTTCCGGTTCATATTCTTACCAAATCGGATCTGGTTTTGAGAGATCTCGATTTGTTAAGCGAAATCGAAAAATCCGCGATCCTTCCGAACGATCTACAAAACCGATTGAGCAGAAAATCCTTCATTACGTTTTCATTTTCCATTCTGGACGATTCCGTGGCGCGTATTTTCGAGCCGGGAGCCACCGCTCCGAGCTTACGATTGAACGCCTTAAAGGAAATTTTAAGACAAGGTTTTTACAGCGGGGTCAGTTTGATGCCTCTTCTTCCGCATATCGGCGACAAGGGAGAAAATCTCGAATTTATGTTTCAAACTTTTCGAGAAATCGGAATCGAATATATATTCCCGGCAAGCCTTACCCTTTTCGGAGGAAACGATTCTTCCGATAGTAAGTTCCGAGTTTTTGAAGCGATCGAAAAACACTATCCTCATCTGATCGAAAAGTATCGGAAATTTTTTTCCAACGGTTCCGAAATGCCCAAATACTATAGAGTCGCTCTCAAAAACAAAACCGACGAGTTGTGTTCCAAATACGGATTACAAAAAGGAATTCTTCCTTACGATTGA
- a CDS encoding Fpg/Nei family DNA glycosylase, whose protein sequence is MPELPDLVVIRERLIPELVGKTIQSIEIVDPLVVRNLTGSTAEEVYQGTSFQSIERNGPFLNFAFEKLNIIIHPMLSGRFSLDPKYKRKDLCVRFFTNGPVLNYVDDTRMGKVYFLKPEDIGQIPKYKEQGVNLLSDEFTEESLIQAMGKSRQQTRVFLMDQSKLSALGNAYADEVLFAAKIHPKTPCNQLSPEDKSLLYKSIKEVLSSSIEYIRNKQAPLDVKVRDHVKVRNRKNEPCPVCGTTIRRANVLGYDSFFCPTCQPAKGEQFIKW, encoded by the coding sequence ATGCCAGAACTGCCGGATCTAGTCGTCATTCGGGAAAGATTGATCCCGGAACTCGTAGGCAAGACCATACAATCGATCGAAATCGTGGACCCTCTGGTGGTCCGCAATCTCACCGGATCCACCGCCGAAGAAGTTTACCAAGGAACTTCGTTTCAATCCATCGAAAGAAACGGACCCTTTCTAAATTTCGCATTCGAAAAATTGAATATAATCATACATCCTATGTTGTCCGGTCGATTTTCCCTCGACCCTAAGTATAAACGAAAGGATCTTTGCGTTCGTTTTTTTACGAACGGTCCCGTTTTGAATTACGTGGACGATACAAGAATGGGAAAAGTTTATTTTCTAAAGCCGGAAGACATCGGCCAAATCCCAAAATACAAGGAACAAGGTGTGAATCTTCTTTCGGATGAATTCACCGAAGAAAGTTTAATCCAGGCAATGGGAAAAAGCCGTCAACAAACCAGAGTGTTTTTGATGGATCAATCCAAACTGAGTGCATTAGGAAACGCTTATGCGGACGAGGTTTTGTTCGCGGCGAAGATTCATCCGAAAACTCCTTGCAATCAACTTTCTCCCGAAGATAAATCACTTTTATACAAAAGTATCAAAGAGGTTCTTTCAAGTTCGATCGAATACATTCGCAACAAACAAGCGCCCCTCGACGTAAAGGTTCGAGATCACGTTAAAGTGAGGAATCGAAAAAACGAACCCTGCCCCGTTTGTGGAACGACGATCCGAAGAGCGAACGTATTGGGTTACGATTCTTTCTTTTGTCCGACTTGCCAGCCGGCCAAAGGCGAACAGTTCATCAAATGGTAA
- a CDS encoding NAD(P)-dependent oxidoreductase produces the protein MQQKRPILYYPEGTTGAREIFSGFEKLEVRSYSIDRIDTLAEEEPSVLIANTRLKVNRESIERFPSVRIFATVSSGTDHVDFNALKESGRIFLNAPGCNADSVAEYCYASLLERFTESELKTRKVGMIGHGNTGKEFHKILISKGIDCVFYDPFYKAESSPLNEVLSCSVLSYHVPLTKEGLEPTLHFVSASLIDSLKPGTVFINTSRGEILSREAFDRLIARNDIFKILDVFDPEPPEPSLGRILADLENSVFTPHIAGYSQLGRMSGTYRVAEKLSILYQDRPLPSLESFLQTSGDFKTSTFLKEEDRLLRDSWRKEDVFYFERRRNSYPVRLDWGLV, from the coding sequence GTGCAACAAAAAAGACCGATTCTTTATTATCCCGAAGGAACCACGGGCGCCCGAGAGATCTTTTCCGGTTTTGAAAAATTGGAAGTGCGTTCGTATTCGATCGACCGCATCGATACGTTGGCAGAGGAAGAACCTTCCGTTCTGATCGCCAATACGAGGTTAAAGGTGAACCGTGAAAGTATAGAACGGTTTCCTTCGGTAAGAATTTTCGCAACCGTAAGTTCCGGTACGGACCACGTGGACTTTAACGCCCTCAAAGAATCGGGAAGAATTTTTTTAAACGCTCCGGGTTGTAACGCCGATTCGGTCGCGGAATATTGTTATGCGTCCCTTTTGGAACGTTTCACCGAATCCGAACTGAAAACCCGAAAAGTCGGAATGATCGGGCACGGAAACACAGGTAAAGAATTTCATAAAATTCTAATATCCAAGGGGATAGACTGCGTTTTTTACGATCCGTTTTACAAGGCGGAATCCTCTCCCTTAAACGAGGTTTTGAGTTGTTCCGTTTTGAGTTATCACGTTCCTTTGACCAAGGAGGGACTCGAACCGACCTTACATTTTGTGTCCGCTTCCTTGATCGATTCCCTAAAACCGGGGACCGTTTTTATCAATACGAGCCGAGGTGAGATTCTTTCCCGAGAGGCTTTCGATCGATTGATTGCAAGAAATGATATATTCAAAATTCTAGATGTGTTTGATCCCGAGCCGCCCGAACCTTCTTTGGGAAGAATTCTCGCGGATCTGGAAAATTCCGTTTTTACGCCGCATATCGCCGGTTACAGTCAATTGGGGAGAATGAGCGGAACCTATCGGGTCGCCGAGAAATTATCCATTCTGTATCAGGATCGTCCGCTTCCGTCCTTGGAATCTTTTTTACAAACCTCGGGTGATTTTAAAACTTCCACTTTCTTAAAGGAAGAGGATCGTCTTTTGCGGGATTCCTGGAGAAAGGAAGACGTATTTTACTTTGAAAGAAGACGGAATTCGTATCCGGTTCGTTTGGATTGGGGATTGGTTTAA
- a CDS encoding lipase secretion chaperone, whose product MKSLQERITFPAVIGLISVVLIALIWFVFFSGGKGPGVFSSSDPEGEFTLQRTESGEWVLNQAVVDTSRRIFDENGNWLSFDDLMQYASTGEVNLVSELWGLRRQCPENVVYEQCNEIIRAFIADHYTGKDAEYLMKLFSGYLKYETTMREYELSDKLSRAEKYEIVKKKRREFFSESDAKLVFGMEESEETYRDSLSGFLKDTESLNGDQRMSRYEEFRKNVYGQYYNTVKTREPKYNTYETEMFLRDKELEKMNSSDRNTKTRTIREKYFGKDGADRIDAVYKEIEEREKKEKQTVHDESDWLQKNSNVKGEARDKALMEIRIKNLGKEEAEEYSRRLKYEEELKKNQN is encoded by the coding sequence ATGAAATCCCTTCAGGAAAGAATTACATTCCCGGCAGTTATAGGTTTGATCTCCGTGGTCTTGATCGCGTTGATCTGGTTCGTTTTTTTCAGCGGCGGCAAAGGCCCCGGCGTTTTCTCGTCGAGCGACCCCGAAGGAGAATTTACGTTGCAACGAACCGAATCGGGAGAATGGGTCTTAAACCAAGCCGTAGTCGACACGTCTCGAAGAATTTTCGACGAGAACGGCAACTGGCTTTCGTTCGACGACTTGATGCAGTATGCTTCAACCGGGGAAGTCAACTTGGTCTCCGAACTCTGGGGTTTGAGAAGACAATGTCCCGAGAATGTAGTCTACGAACAATGTAACGAAATCATCCGAGCATTCATCGCCGACCATTACACCGGAAAAGACGCGGAATATCTTATGAAACTTTTTTCGGGTTACTTAAAATACGAAACGACCATGAGAGAATACGAACTTTCGGATAAACTCAGCCGCGCCGAAAAATACGAAATCGTTAAAAAGAAAAGAAGGGAATTCTTTTCCGAAAGCGACGCAAAGCTCGTATTTGGTATGGAAGAATCCGAGGAAACCTATCGCGATTCCTTGAGCGGCTTTTTAAAAGACACCGAATCCTTAAACGGCGATCAAAGAATGTCTAGATACGAAGAATTCAGAAAAAATGTCTACGGTCAATATTACAATACCGTAAAGACAAGAGAGCCTAAGTACAATACCTATGAAACTGAAATGTTTCTGAGAGACAAGGAATTGGAAAAGATGAATTCTTCGGATCGAAATACGAAAACGAGAACAATCCGTGAAAAATATTTCGGAAAGGACGGAGCGGATCGTATAGACGCGGTTTATAAGGAAATCGAAGAAAGGGAAAAGAAGGAAAAACAAACCGTACACGACGAATCGGATTGGCTTCAGAAAAATTCGAACGTAAAGGGAGAAGCGAGGGATAAGGCCTTGATGGAAATCAGAATCAAAAATCTCGGCAAAGAAGAAGCCGAAGAATATTCAAGAAGACTTAAATACGAAGAGGAACTGAAGAAAAATCAAAACTAA
- a CDS encoding apolipoprotein N-acyltransferase, which translates to MIRRFIPIDSIVYRLLLCLGVGFGTLLGLSPFSFFSAGMVASVSCLFLFLSLDKERFWKVALWLLFLSQVLNYVTFFWIPGAVSRIAGTGPVVSVFFFLFYGLISHLKFFPFYIIFRFSKIKSASSPWVLLVFPAAGTIADALTYQIFPWYWGNLIGGSIVFEQFASICGVYGLSFLLLFLSSVFIILLNHSKRKKSKEFKIAVIGAIGIVFVYTYGLYRIGYANRPLNEDKPKTISVVTIQPDTSPGTKDLKADRAFLGSTMSKVLSLALEGSMSAENSPSLIVIPESSIPFHGTIDSEENRNEHIYSSTMEGLILYLSKQTGADVLFNELNMDHGKLRNQISLFKNSDGSTERYDKRRLLAFGEYLPMEKGLPFLRSVFKETSRYVPGETPKLLIGNKNRIETSIAPPDPKEISKIGDPEVFRSSFSSDTKQLDKIRNLEYSYSILPLLCYEAMFTELVLDYFKDGQKPEILINITNDSWFDSELEANQHSGTVRLRAIETGLPLIRSTVSGISEVWDARGISLITPMGFHETGIRTFSIRLGSSGSTIYTMFGNVPLWILCVLSLSIRFAFLLKSIRK; encoded by the coding sequence ATGATCCGCCGTTTTATTCCGATAGATTCGATCGTTTACCGGCTCCTACTTTGTTTGGGAGTCGGTTTCGGAACCCTTTTGGGGCTTTCTCCTTTTTCCTTTTTTTCAGCGGGAATGGTCGCTTCCGTTTCCTGTCTTTTTTTATTTCTTTCCCTCGATAAGGAACGGTTTTGGAAAGTCGCTTTGTGGCTTTTGTTTTTGTCGCAGGTTTTGAACTACGTTACTTTTTTTTGGATACCGGGCGCGGTTTCGAGAATCGCGGGAACGGGTCCGGTCGTTTCCGTTTTCTTTTTTCTATTCTATGGGTTGATCTCCCATCTGAAATTCTTTCCGTTTTATATCATATTCCGTTTTTCTAAAATAAAATCCGCGTCCTCTCCCTGGGTTTTACTCGTATTCCCCGCGGCGGGAACGATCGCGGACGCGCTGACGTATCAGATTTTTCCGTGGTATTGGGGAAACCTGATCGGAGGTTCGATCGTTTTCGAACAATTCGCGTCGATCTGCGGAGTTTACGGACTGAGTTTTCTGCTTCTTTTCCTATCTTCCGTTTTTATAATATTATTAAATCATTCTAAACGAAAGAAATCCAAGGAATTCAAAATCGCCGTCATCGGTGCGATCGGAATCGTATTCGTATACACTTACGGCCTGTATCGAATCGGATACGCGAATCGACCGTTGAACGAAGACAAACCCAAAACGATTTCGGTCGTCACGATCCAACCCGACACTTCTCCGGGAACGAAGGACTTAAAAGCGGATCGTGCTTTTTTAGGTTCGACGATGAGCAAGGTTTTGTCCTTGGCTTTGGAAGGAAGTATGAGCGCCGAAAATTCTCCGTCGCTGATCGTAATCCCGGAATCCTCGATTCCGTTTCACGGAACGATCGACTCGGAGGAAAATCGAAACGAACATATCTATTCTTCCACGATGGAAGGATTGATTTTGTATCTTTCCAAACAAACGGGCGCCGACGTTCTATTCAACGAATTGAATATGGATCATGGAAAACTCAGAAATCAAATCAGTCTTTTTAAGAATTCGGACGGAAGTACGGAACGATACGATAAAAGAAGACTTCTCGCGTTCGGAGAATATCTTCCGATGGAAAAGGGACTTCCCTTTTTGCGTTCGGTCTTTAAGGAAACTTCGCGATACGTTCCCGGTGAAACTCCGAAACTTTTAATCGGAAATAAGAATCGAATCGAAACTTCCATCGCGCCGCCCGATCCGAAGGAAATTTCCAAAATCGGCGATCCGGAAGTATTCCGATCGTCCTTCTCGTCCGATACAAAACAACTCGATAAAATTAGAAATTTAGAATATTCGTATTCCATTCTTCCCTTATTGTGTTACGAGGCGATGTTCACCGAATTGGTTCTGGATTATTTCAAAGACGGGCAAAAACCGGAGATTCTGATCAACATCACGAACGATTCTTGGTTCGACTCGGAACTGGAAGCGAACCAACATTCCGGAACCGTCCGTTTGAGGGCGATCGAAACCGGCCTACCCTTGATTCGTTCCACCGTTTCCGGAATCTCGGAAGTTTGGGACGCTCGCGGAATTTCCCTCATTACTCCGATGGGTTTTCACGAAACCGGAATCAGAACCTTTTCGATTCGATTGGGTTCTTCCGGTTCCACAATTTATACGATGTTCGGAAACGTTCCGCTCTGGATTCTTTGTGTGTTGTCGCTTTCGATCCGATTCGCCTTTCTCTTGAAGTCCATTAGGAAATAG
- a CDS encoding ribonuclease H-like domain-containing protein — protein sequence MLEHTFCHLPGIDSTEEKNLWAKGIHNWRDLKDYLRSESIPIRNLILDALEFSKKELERENFFYFFHVLSSKHHWRLFPTIRNKLMYLDIETTGLGSEDRTTVIGTFDGSEYRSYIRGFNLDFFLDNLRQDQIFVSYNGIGFDVPFLEKEFNVRFRNNHIDIMFFLRSLGIKGGLKGCEKALGIVRPEEASITGADAVKLWKQYVDYDDTDALRILEGYNREDTVNLEILFVKGYNLKMKDTPFYGEILREPSQS from the coding sequence ATGCTTGAACATACCTTTTGTCATTTGCCCGGGATCGATTCGACGGAGGAAAAAAATCTTTGGGCCAAGGGAATTCACAACTGGAGAGACTTAAAGGATTATCTGAGATCCGAATCCATTCCCATCCGAAATCTGATTTTAGACGCATTAGAATTTTCTAAAAAAGAATTGGAACGGGAGAATTTTTTCTACTTCTTCCACGTTCTATCCTCCAAACATCACTGGAGATTGTTTCCTACGATTCGCAATAAACTGATGTATCTGGATATAGAAACGACCGGGCTCGGAAGCGAGGACAGAACCACGGTCATAGGAACCTTCGACGGTTCGGAATACCGTTCTTATATCCGAGGATTCAACCTGGATTTCTTTTTGGACAACCTTCGTCAGGATCAGATTTTCGTTTCATACAACGGAATCGGCTTCGACGTTCCCTTTTTAGAAAAAGAATTTAACGTACGATTCAGAAACAATCATATCGATATTATGTTTTTCTTAAGATCTCTCGGCATCAAAGGCGGACTCAAAGGCTGTGAGAAGGCTCTCGGAATCGTAAGACCCGAGGAAGCCTCTATAACGGGCGCGGATGCGGTAAAACTTTGGAAACAATATGTTGACTATGACGATACGGACGCGCTTCGAATTTTGGAAGGTTACAACCGGGAAGACACCGTAAATCTTGAAATATTATTCGTCAAAGGTTATAATCTAAAGATGAAAGATACCCCGTTCTACGGGGAGATTCTCAGGGAGCCGTCTCAATCCTGA
- a CDS encoding sensor histidine kinase, with translation MDWKRFENIYADKDYIHKIRARYLFIFNSISVALDFIALAMFLHEDIHFFPASFFIFFIASIASIFLLWKGMFRSALTATLSSGILNILGGLFFGNPNGNMLIAFPLIVILFLFFTNIRITIYVSFFFLSVMVGYFALQARNGTLMMSYAIDSVLIFTLFTIMALLTVQILNTYIDEKDELIKEIHHRVRNNLQVLCGLADLHLNQEENSKNVLFEFQNRILAMSEVHNYMYKSDNYHSVEFSGVIDKIVANSGKKHKDSRASILNDSDRISLPIETAIPCAMIFNELLDNSLTHAFQNSADPKIEIRLFRSKEVYQLIVRDNGIGMPMPFDAKKASTTGFTLIHILSKQMHGTFNLSNDRGLTAVLEFAV, from the coding sequence ATGGATTGGAAGCGATTCGAAAATATATACGCGGACAAAGATTATATTCATAAGATCCGCGCTCGGTATCTTTTCATTTTCAATTCCATTTCAGTCGCGTTGGATTTCATCGCCCTCGCAATGTTTTTACACGAGGACATTCATTTTTTTCCCGCGAGTTTTTTCATATTCTTCATCGCGTCCATCGCCTCGATATTTCTTCTTTGGAAAGGAATGTTTCGATCCGCTTTGACCGCAACGCTCTCTTCGGGGATTTTGAACATCTTGGGCGGATTGTTTTTCGGAAACCCGAACGGCAACATGCTAATCGCGTTCCCGCTCATCGTGATCCTGTTTTTATTTTTTACGAATATTAGAATTACTATATATGTTTCTTTCTTTTTCCTGAGCGTAATGGTCGGCTACTTCGCTCTGCAGGCCAGAAACGGAACCCTGATGATGAGTTATGCGATCGACTCCGTTTTGATCTTTACGTTGTTCACGATCATGGCCTTACTCACCGTTCAAATCCTGAATACTTACATCGACGAAAAAGACGAACTGATCAAAGAGATTCACCATCGGGTGAGAAACAATCTCCAGGTTCTTTGCGGCCTCGCGGATCTGCATCTCAATCAGGAAGAGAATTCAAAAAACGTTTTATTCGAATTTCAGAATAGAATTCTCGCGATGTCCGAAGTGCACAACTACATGTATAAATCGGACAATTATCACAGCGTGGAATTCTCGGGTGTGATCGACAAGATCGTAGCGAATTCCGGGAAAAAACACAAGGATTCCAGAGCCTCGATTCTCAACGATTCGGATCGAATTTCGCTTCCGATCGAAACCGCGATCCCCTGCGCGATGATTTTCAACGAACTGCTCGATAACAGCCTGACCCACGCTTTCCAAAACTCCGCGGATCCGAAAATCGAAATCCGTCTTTTTAGATCGAAGGAAGTTTATCAATTGATCGTAAGAGACAACGGAATCGGAATGCCGATGCCCTTCGACGCCAAAAAAGCCTCCACTACCGGATTCACTCTGATTCATATTCTTTCGAAACAGATGCACGGAACTTTTAATCTTTCCAACGATCGTGGTTTGACTGCGGTTCTTGAGTTTGCCGTGTGA
- a CDS encoding MBL fold metallo-hydrolase, whose protein sequence is MKIHRYNSIPEVKDIGDGIFKTEIPQPFYSPNNIYILPDGEPTIIDSGYIENLGLLQKALKTIGLSLSKIKHIIYTHNHLDHMSAALTLRYYTDAKLYAMTGMAAEIGNYVEFVQVFQRAMRRLVYKGHHDNTTRATELKRVDTGIFEFHDALENSERVDPYLDFDVELVEGDVIKAGGREIGILHTPGHNRWHLTPYILGEKIYFTGDLVLQNISSIYAEIDGNLYDYHQSLDRLSKLPIRRLLPAHGPEPDDPQRAIKLLSKTLNLLERGVVRRLKENDQDLSTLVLEAMGEKVANSGYYNTALAILHSLIRKLIDQGQVQILEIDPPYEKYRWIGGE, encoded by the coding sequence ATGAAAATTCACCGCTATAATTCTATTCCGGAAGTAAAGGATATAGGAGACGGAATCTTTAAGACTGAAATTCCTCAGCCGTTTTATTCTCCGAACAACATCTATATTCTTCCCGACGGCGAGCCTACCATCATCGATTCCGGTTATATCGAAAATCTCGGTCTTTTGCAAAAGGCCTTAAAGACGATCGGTCTTTCCCTGAGCAAAATCAAACATATCATCTATACTCACAATCATCTCGATCATATGAGCGCGGCTTTGACCTTACGTTATTATACGGACGCGAAGTTGTATGCGATGACCGGAATGGCCGCTGAAATCGGAAACTACGTCGAGTTCGTTCAGGTTTTTCAAAGAGCGATGAGAAGACTCGTCTACAAAGGACACCACGATAATACGACCAGAGCCACCGAACTCAAAAGGGTCGACACCGGTATATTCGAATTTCATGATGCGTTGGAAAACTCGGAAAGGGTCGATCCGTATCTGGACTTCGACGTGGAACTCGTGGAAGGGGACGTCATCAAGGCGGGCGGAAGGGAAATCGGAATTCTTCATACTCCGGGCCATAACCGTTGGCATTTGACTCCGTATATTTTGGGCGAGAAGATCTACTTCACCGGCGACTTGGTTCTGCAAAACATATCCTCGATCTACGCGGAAATCGACGGAAACTTATACGATTATCATCAATCCTTGGATCGTCTTTCCAAATTGCCGATTCGAAGACTTCTTCCCGCGCACGGACCGGAGCCGGATGATCCGCAAAGGGCGATCAAACTACTTTCAAAAACTCTAAACCTTTTGGAAAGGGGAGTCGTCCGAAGATTGAAAGAGAACGATCAGGATCTTTCCACGTTGGTTCTCGAAGCGATGGGTGAAAAGGTCGCGAACAGCGGCTATTACAATACGGCGCTTGCCATTTTACATTCTTTGATCCGAAAGCTGATCGATCAGGGTCAGGTTCAGATTTTGGAAATCGATCCGCCTTATGAAAAATATCGTTGGATCGGCGGGGAATAA
- a CDS encoding response regulator, translated as MKDSTKKNNAILCVDDEPIILIALKQELKKQFGNEFQYETAINANEAMEVVDELVGNGVNVILILSDWRMPGIKGDEFLILIHKKYPGIRSILITGHVDEAAVERVKKEAGTYAVLPKPWDPKQLADAVKVCCDRN; from the coding sequence TTGAAAGATAGTACAAAGAAGAACAACGCGATCCTTTGCGTGGACGACGAACCGATCATCCTGATCGCGTTGAAGCAGGAATTAAAAAAACAGTTCGGAAACGAATTTCAATACGAGACCGCGATCAACGCAAACGAAGCTATGGAAGTAGTGGACGAGTTGGTCGGAAACGGCGTTAACGTGATCCTCATTTTATCCGATTGGCGTATGCCCGGAATCAAAGGGGATGAATTCTTAATCTTAATTCATAAAAAATATCCTGGTATTCGTTCCATTCTCATCACGGGTCACGTCGACGAGGCGGCCGTGGAAAGAGTAAAAAAAGAAGCTGGAACGTATGCGGTTCTTCCAAAACCTTGGGATCCGAAACAACTCGCGGACGCGGTCAAAGTCTGTTGCGATCGAAATTAA